The Legionella cincinnatiensis genome includes a region encoding these proteins:
- a CDS encoding alpha/beta hydrolase family protein, producing the protein MVSLRKIIFFLLCFFLNTFSYSQSIENEKQVLVSYIPMGKLSKDIAQMALNQMPPLDALEANYEVSLYKISYKTPAPDGHITIASGLVAVPSTMTKAGVVSYQHGTRFNREEAPSRMKEGDYIYPALFASHGGYLTVMPDYLGLGDNELALHPYVQYETLASSSVDMLLAAKELAKEINFETNDQLYIAGYSEGGFSSLVMFELLVTQYSKHPITAVALGSAPYDWEETMKFIMLNPGPRATAYLAYFFYSLQTYKNYWADLSQIFISPYNAIIPELFDGLHSNNEILSALPQNPALIFQSEFFNAILNHTENNSEKLKQYFNHYDFTPTAPLLLVGTKGDKDVPYYGAEIAYNQFIQHSNNVFIKSVSDQLDHKEALPYVLSEMIKFFKQYPDQGAL; encoded by the coding sequence ATGGTCTCTTTAAGAAAAATAATTTTCTTCCTTTTATGCTTCTTTTTAAACACTTTTTCCTACAGTCAATCCATAGAAAATGAGAAACAAGTCTTGGTGAGTTATATTCCTATGGGGAAACTTTCCAAAGATATAGCTCAGATGGCATTAAACCAAATGCCCCCTCTTGATGCACTTGAAGCAAATTACGAGGTGTCTCTTTATAAAATTAGCTATAAAACTCCGGCACCAGATGGCCACATCACTATTGCCTCTGGCTTGGTTGCGGTGCCTTCAACGATGACTAAGGCAGGAGTGGTCAGCTATCAACATGGGACTCGTTTTAATCGCGAGGAAGCTCCTTCTAGAATGAAAGAAGGGGATTACATTTATCCAGCCCTGTTTGCCAGTCATGGTGGTTATCTGACGGTTATGCCTGATTACCTTGGTCTGGGAGATAATGAATTAGCATTACATCCTTATGTGCAATATGAGACACTAGCCAGTAGTAGTGTGGATATGCTTTTAGCTGCTAAAGAGTTGGCAAAAGAAATAAATTTTGAAACCAATGATCAGCTTTATATTGCTGGCTATTCGGAAGGAGGCTTTTCTTCTTTAGTCATGTTTGAGTTACTCGTAACACAATACTCAAAACATCCAATTACTGCTGTTGCATTAGGTTCAGCACCCTACGACTGGGAAGAAACCATGAAATTTATTATGCTCAATCCCGGACCAAGAGCAACTGCATATTTAGCTTATTTTTTCTATTCGCTACAAACCTACAAAAACTATTGGGCTGACTTAAGTCAAATATTTATAAGCCCTTATAATGCCATCATTCCTGAATTATTTGATGGACTTCATTCCAATAATGAGATACTTAGTGCCTTACCTCAAAATCCAGCATTAATTTTTCAATCAGAATTTTTTAATGCCATCTTAAACCATACCGAAAACAATTCAGAGAAACTGAAGCAGTATTTCAATCATTATGATTTTACTCCAACAGCACCTTTATTACTTGTTGGCACTAAAGGAGATAAAGATGTGCCTTATTATGGAGCCGAAATAGCTTATAACCAATTTATACAACATAGTAATAACGTCTTTATTAAATCTGTTAGTGACCAACTCGATCATAAAGAAGCCCTGCCTTATGTCTTATCTGAAATGATCAAGTTTTTTAAACAATACCCAGATCAGGGAGCACTATAA